In Tenacibaculum pacificus, a single window of DNA contains:
- the cobA gene encoding uroporphyrinogen-III C-methyltransferase, with protein sequence MNKQHISILGLGWLGLPLALKLQKSGYSVNGTTSSLEKLKTLAKYSFHTCRIKLEADTITGDWESFITDTNVLIINFPPKRIDNIETIHPKQIAQIIQRTPKTTKVIFVSSTSVYQNNNSLINETEKCVPEKASGHALIKAEELLQQHFGDNLTILRLAGLIGAKRHPGRFLANKKQLKNPNVPVNLIHQKDVIGLIETILEQNCFGEIINGCADIHPKRKEFYENAASKLNMPAPIFETASEERFKIIDNSKSKYLLNFTYQFANPEWIFTREYLPKISIVGAGPGNKNLLTLKAFEAIETAEIILHDNLISEEILNINTQAERIYVGRKFGDKEDQETRQDNINLLMKKHCEQGDKVVRIKSGDPYIYGRAAEEVRFLKKHKLPFCVVPGISAALAAASTANIPITERRKSNAILICTAHTADYSTAQLKGIAEMLKAGNTLALYMGLKSLDKLIPKLIAVCGNSEIPINAVSNVSRENEVVLSSTLGDIENDIKKQPLQMPVVFLIGVKPIN encoded by the coding sequence ATGAACAAACAACATATTTCCATATTAGGATTAGGCTGGTTAGGTTTACCGCTTGCGTTGAAATTACAAAAAAGTGGCTATTCCGTTAACGGAACTACTTCTTCGTTAGAAAAATTAAAAACATTAGCCAAATATTCGTTTCATACTTGCAGAATAAAACTTGAAGCTGATACTATTACTGGTGATTGGGAATCTTTTATTACTGATACAAATGTCCTTATTATCAATTTCCCGCCAAAGAGAATTGATAATATTGAAACAATTCATCCGAAGCAAATAGCACAGATTATACAACGAACTCCAAAAACGACAAAAGTTATTTTTGTGAGTTCTACTTCAGTTTATCAAAACAATAATAGTCTTATAAATGAGACTGAAAAATGTGTTCCTGAAAAAGCATCTGGACACGCATTAATTAAAGCCGAAGAATTATTACAACAACATTTTGGTGATAATTTAACTATTTTACGTTTAGCAGGATTAATTGGTGCTAAACGTCATCCTGGGAGATTTCTTGCTAATAAAAAGCAATTAAAAAACCCGAATGTACCTGTTAATTTAATTCATCAGAAAGATGTTATTGGTTTAATCGAAACTATTTTAGAACAAAATTGTTTTGGCGAAATTATTAACGGTTGTGCAGATATACATCCGAAGCGAAAAGAATTTTATGAGAATGCAGCCAGCAAATTAAATATGCCTGCTCCTATTTTTGAAACAGCATCAGAAGAACGTTTTAAAATAATTGATAATTCAAAATCAAAATATTTATTGAATTTTACGTATCAATTTGCTAATCCTGAATGGATTTTCACCAGAGAATATTTACCTAAAATTTCGATTGTTGGCGCAGGTCCTGGAAATAAAAACCTACTAACTTTAAAAGCTTTTGAAGCGATTGAAACTGCGGAAATTATTTTACATGATAATTTAATTTCTGAAGAAATATTAAACATCAATACACAAGCGGAACGTATTTACGTTGGTAGAAAATTTGGTGATAAAGAAGATCAAGAAACACGTCAAGATAACATCAATTTATTGATGAAAAAACATTGTGAACAAGGTGATAAAGTAGTTCGCATAAAATCTGGTGATCCTTATATTTATGGAAGAGCTGCCGAAGAAGTTCGTTTTTTAAAGAAACATAAACTTCCTTTTTGCGTTGTTCCAGGAATTTCAGCCGCTTTAGCCGCTGCGAGTACCGCAAATATTCCGATTACCGAAAGAAGAAAATCAAACGCTATTTTAATTTGCACCGCACATACGGCAGATTATTCAACCGCACAATTGAAAGGAATTGCCGAAATGCTAAAAGCAGGAAATACATTGGCACTTTATATGGGCTTAAAAAGCTTAGATAAATTAATTCCGAAATTAATAGCTGTTTGTGGCAACTCCGAAATCCCTATTAATGCCGTTTCTAATGTTTCAAGAGAAAATGAAGTGGTACTTTCATCAACATTAGGCGACATAGAAAACGATATCAAAAAACAACCACTACAAATGCCTGTAGTCTTTTTAATAGGTGTAAAACCAATCAATTAA
- a CDS encoding (2Fe-2S) ferredoxin domain-containing protein, producing the protein MGKNIANTTHTFFFCDGGSCQKAGSEQVTRAARAYLRNNNLWDKTHTIKTRCNGRCEDAPTCIVQPGEFWYKELTPEKITPIVKAHINNEAIDETNLLYKKGWKEQISNNERAPIKPKPFELKNDAELGECFITKGFSSDQYLYPLFLYLLENPKGITLAMADKKLISFEKINAVNYSDTHTLELKTETNIIKLTIAAVPKENKELQQSKISSTEYFHQKETALTGIRFKNKFGEILGKITFDSIENKAWLYCTKIQLQNTCLDLT; encoded by the coding sequence ATGGGCAAAAATATCGCCAATACAACACATACTTTTTTCTTTTGCGACGGAGGTTCTTGTCAAAAAGCAGGAAGTGAACAAGTAACAAGAGCCGCCAGAGCTTACTTACGTAACAATAATCTTTGGGATAAAACCCATACGATTAAAACAAGATGTAATGGTAGATGTGAAGATGCTCCGACTTGTATTGTGCAACCAGGTGAATTTTGGTATAAAGAATTAACTCCTGAAAAAATTACTCCAATTGTAAAAGCGCATATTAATAATGAAGCTATTGATGAAACAAATTTGTTATATAAAAAAGGATGGAAAGAGCAAATATCAAATAACGAAAGAGCGCCTATAAAACCGAAACCTTTTGAATTAAAAAATGATGCTGAATTAGGCGAATGTTTTATTACCAAAGGTTTTAGTTCTGATCAATATTTATATCCTCTTTTCTTATATTTGTTGGAAAACCCAAAAGGGATAACCCTTGCTATGGCTGATAAAAAACTTATTTCATTTGAAAAAATAAATGCGGTAAATTATTCAGATACACATACGCTTGAATTAAAAACTGAAACAAATATTATAAAATTAACGATTGCCGCAGTTCCTAAAGAAAATAAAGAATTGCAACAATCAAAAATTTCTAGCACAGAATATTTTCATCAAAAAGAAACAGCGCTAACAGGTATTCGTTTCAAAAATAAATTTGGTGAAATTTTAGGAAAAATAACATTCGATTCCATCGAAAATAAAGCTTGGTTATATTGTACTAAAATTCAGTTACAAAACACCTGCTTAGATTTAACATAA
- a CDS encoding TonB-dependent receptor, translating into MKKLILCSVWFMFFVHAIFSQKSTSTNETETQLSEVIINAKHEKKLGTHKVSKIALKLRPINSAHDFLKTVPGLFIAQHAGGGKAEQIFLRGFDNDHGTDFAVLVDDIGINLSSHAHGQGYADLHFLIPETVQNADYYKGPHETSLGNFAVSGAAKFTSKDKVHRNFVKLEYGQYDFARALAMVSLIDKNNFLTKNEESAYIAIEGTYNDSFFESEQRLKRLNTFTKYTVALSDIHKLRTSISTFHSNWNASGQVPLRAVKSGLIDRFGAIDDKEGGDTERVHFNIQLNSNISEKTQLTNQLYYVSNIYNLFSNFTFYQNNPIDGDMIHQQENRKMYAYKGNISIKNILQIPNSTTTFGWEAKRNNNNIGLNNAIGRTLSNPINEFDIKETNVALFLKERIQVAPKLTALAGIRADYFDFNVTEIVPVPQKGKTNSIRISPKFSLFYDATKNLQLYAKASSGFHSNYANAAVKNKEINPLPKAVGYDIGTEFKIGKNFVANIATFYLQSDAEFVFGSDGFEFENKGRSKRIGSEASFRYQPLYYFWLDTDLNYSFGTLLDAPKDENKIPSAPRFTSTGGATFRLKNGINTSLRYRFLGERPLIEDDSVIAKSYFIADFVINYTKPKYQIGLSVENIFDTAWREAVFYDSSQLQGELQPVDDIHFTPGTPFLAKLNFTYFF; encoded by the coding sequence ATGAAAAAATTGATTTTATGCAGTGTATGGTTCATGTTTTTTGTACATGCCATATTCTCACAAAAAAGTACTAGTACAAACGAAACAGAAACACAACTTTCTGAAGTAATTATTAATGCTAAACACGAAAAAAAATTAGGAACTCATAAGGTTTCTAAAATAGCATTAAAGTTAAGACCAATAAACAGCGCTCACGATTTTTTAAAAACAGTGCCTGGTTTATTTATTGCGCAACATGCTGGTGGAGGAAAAGCCGAACAAATATTTTTAAGAGGTTTTGATAATGACCACGGAACTGATTTTGCTGTTTTAGTTGATGATATAGGTATCAATTTAAGTTCTCATGCACACGGGCAAGGTTATGCCGATTTACACTTTTTAATTCCTGAAACTGTTCAAAATGCCGATTATTATAAAGGACCTCATGAAACTTCTTTAGGTAATTTTGCCGTTTCTGGAGCAGCAAAATTTACATCGAAAGATAAAGTACATCGTAATTTTGTGAAGTTAGAATATGGTCAATACGATTTTGCAAGAGCTTTAGCAATGGTATCGCTTATCGATAAAAATAACTTTTTAACTAAAAACGAAGAAAGTGCTTATATTGCTATTGAAGGAACTTATAATGACAGTTTTTTTGAAAGCGAACAAAGACTTAAAAGATTAAATACATTTACAAAATATACAGTTGCACTTTCTGATATTCATAAATTAAGAACATCTATTTCTACATTTCATAGTAACTGGAATGCTTCAGGACAAGTGCCTTTAAGAGCCGTTAAAAGTGGATTAATCGATAGATTTGGAGCTATTGATGATAAAGAAGGTGGTGATACTGAAAGAGTACATTTTAATATACAATTGAACTCTAACATCTCAGAAAAAACACAACTTACAAATCAATTATACTACGTTTCTAATATCTATAATTTATTTTCTAACTTTACTTTTTATCAAAATAATCCTATTGATGGTGATATGATTCATCAACAAGAAAATCGTAAAATGTATGCTTATAAAGGAAATATTTCAATAAAAAATATACTTCAAATACCAAATAGCACAACAACTTTTGGCTGGGAAGCTAAACGAAATAATAACAATATTGGTTTAAATAATGCTATTGGACGTACGTTATCAAATCCTATAAATGAGTTTGATATTAAAGAAACAAATGTTGCTTTATTTTTAAAAGAAAGAATTCAAGTAGCTCCTAAATTAACGGCTTTAGCAGGTATTAGAGCTGATTATTTCGATTTTAACGTAACTGAAATAGTACCAGTACCTCAAAAAGGAAAGACAAATTCTATTAGAATAAGTCCGAAATTTAGTTTGTTTTATGATGCAACTAAAAACTTACAATTATATGCGAAAGCAAGTTCTGGTTTTCATTCAAACTACGCAAACGCAGCTGTAAAAAACAAAGAAATTAACCCGTTACCTAAAGCTGTCGGATACGATATTGGTACAGAATTTAAAATAGGAAAAAACTTTGTTGCTAATATTGCTACTTTTTACTTACAAAGTGATGCTGAATTTGTTTTTGGTAGTGATGGTTTTGAGTTTGAAAACAAAGGAAGATCTAAACGAATTGGTAGTGAAGCTTCTTTTAGATATCAACCACTATATTATTTTTGGTTAGATACCGATTTAAATTATAGCTTCGGAACTTTATTAGACGCTCCAAAAGATGAAAACAAAATTCCAAGTGCGCCTCGTTTTACCTCAACTGGTGGCGCTACTTTCCGTTTAAAAAATGGAATTAACACATCGTTACGTTATCGTTTTTTAGGAGAACGTCCTTTGATTGAAGATGACTCTGTAATTGCTAAAAGTTATTTTATTGCCGATTTTGTTATCAACTATACAAAACCAAAATATCAAATAGGTTTATCCGTAGAAAATATTTTTGATACCGCATGGAGAGAAGCTGTATTTTATGATTCTTCACAATTACAAGGAGAATTACAACCTGTAGATGATATCCATTTTACACCAGGAACACCATTTTTAGCAAAATTGAATTTCACTTATTTCTTTTAA
- a CDS encoding AAA family ATPase has translation MKRYIITGAPGTGKTTLINALRTNNFYCLEEVSRKIIIAEQKNNGNKTPWQDVVGFTNLVYQKTIADLNILSDKTTFVDRGLADNIAYLKLHKLPISKHFFNFDYKKKYHTTVFVLPLWKAIYKEDPQRLQSFEEAKKLQELLLETYTNLGFSIYILPKKSVNKRVEFLKKLIKKQHKPK, from the coding sequence ATGAAACGATATATAATTACGGGTGCGCCTGGAACAGGAAAAACTACTTTAATCAATGCTTTGCGTACCAATAATTTTTATTGTTTAGAGGAAGTTTCTCGTAAAATTATTATTGCTGAACAAAAAAACAACGGAAATAAAACTCCTTGGCAAGATGTTGTTGGTTTTACCAATTTAGTTTATCAAAAAACAATAGCCGATTTAAATATTTTAAGTGATAAAACTACTTTTGTTGATCGTGGATTAGCAGATAACATTGCTTATTTAAAATTACATAAACTACCTATTAGTAAACATTTTTTTAATTTCGATTATAAAAAAAAATATCATACAACCGTTTTTGTACTTCCACTTTGGAAAGCTATTTATAAAGAAGATCCACAACGATTACAATCTTTTGAAGAAGCTAAAAAATTACAAGAGTTACTTTTAGAAACTTATACTAACTTAGGTTTTTCTATTTATATTTTACCAAAGAAATCAGTAAACAAAAGAGTGGAATTTTTAAAAAAACTGATAAAAAAACAACACAAACCAAAGTAG
- the cobJ gene encoding precorrin-3B C(17)-methyltransferase — protein MKITVAGLGPGDIDYMLPVVKNALQKADVVIGYDYYFQFGKSLFKEDAELISMPLGKEEARAHKAVEKANEDKYVVVIGSGDASIYAMAAIVYEVVSKGNHDDIELETLPGVSAFLAAGSKLGAPLGHDFCCISLSDLMTPWNKIEQRIKAAAMGDFVTSLYNPKSKKRHWQLGRLQKIFLEKRSPSTPVAIIRHVTRPEEECKITTLGEFNPEDVDMFCLVMIGNSQTYRFKDYLVTPRGYLNRKPHTGKEIQQESFRIVTEHIQDLPFAIADKWAITRVIHTTGILEDFNHYSATPEAIENWREHLKNGGEIVTDVTMVKAGITKAFTKEYGNQIHCLLNDEDAQLLATSENITRSQAGIRKAIEKYPNALYVVGNAPTALFEIVDQIKDNDTFKPVGVVGVPVGFVNVLEAKEQLSQTKNTNWVVIEGNRGGSNVAAAIVNAAFTLPEASIYFNS, from the coding sequence ATGAAAATAACCGTTGCGGGATTAGGTCCTGGAGATATAGATTATATGTTACCCGTTGTTAAAAATGCTTTACAAAAAGCTGATGTTGTTATTGGGTACGACTATTATTTTCAATTTGGAAAATCGTTATTTAAAGAAGATGCCGAATTAATTTCGATGCCTTTAGGAAAAGAAGAAGCAAGAGCTCACAAAGCTGTTGAAAAAGCAAACGAAGATAAATATGTAGTAGTTATTGGTTCTGGTGATGCCAGTATTTATGCAATGGCTGCTATTGTTTACGAAGTTGTATCTAAAGGAAATCATGATGATATTGAGTTAGAAACCTTACCTGGTGTTTCTGCTTTTTTAGCTGCTGGAAGTAAATTAGGTGCGCCATTAGGTCACGATTTTTGTTGTATTTCTTTGTCAGATTTAATGACTCCTTGGAACAAAATAGAACAAAGAATTAAGGCTGCCGCAATGGGCGATTTTGTAACTAGTTTATACAATCCGAAAAGTAAAAAAAGGCATTGGCAATTAGGTAGATTACAAAAAATATTTTTAGAAAAACGCTCTCCTTCTACTCCTGTTGCAATTATTAGGCATGTAACTCGCCCTGAAGAAGAATGTAAAATCACCACTTTAGGAGAATTTAATCCTGAAGATGTAGATATGTTTTGTTTGGTGATGATTGGAAATTCGCAAACATATCGTTTTAAAGATTATTTAGTTACTCCTAGAGGATACTTAAATCGAAAACCACATACAGGAAAAGAAATTCAACAAGAAAGTTTTAGAATTGTTACCGAACATATTCAAGATTTACCTTTTGCGATTGCTGATAAATGGGCAATAACAAGAGTAATTCATACCACAGGAATTTTAGAAGATTTTAATCATTATTCAGCAACTCCAGAAGCGATTGAAAACTGGCGTGAACATCTTAAAAATGGTGGCGAAATTGTAACAGATGTTACTATGGTTAAAGCAGGAATTACAAAGGCTTTCACAAAAGAATATGGAAATCAAATACATTGTTTATTAAATGATGAAGATGCGCAATTATTAGCCACTTCAGAAAATATTACACGTTCTCAAGCAGGAATTAGAAAAGCTATTGAAAAATATCCAAACGCTTTATATGTTGTTGGAAACGCTCCGACTGCTTTATTCGAAATTGTAGATCAAATAAAAGATAACGACACTTTTAAACCTGTTGGAGTTGTTGGTGTGCCTGTTGGTTTTGTCAATGTTTTAGAAGCAAAAGAGCAATTATCACAAACAAAAAACACAAATTGGGTAGTTATAGAAGGTAACAGAGGCGGAAGTAATGTTGCCGCAGCTATTGTGAACGCTGCATTTACTTTGCCTGAAGCTTCAATTTATTTTAATTCTTAA
- the bluB gene encoding 5,6-dimethylbenzimidazole synthase — protein MNKFTPENIETLEQIILARRDVRGNRFINTPISKEHLDKILFAGVNAPSVGFSQPWEFVVIKDLEIRNKIKDSFFEENEKAKTLFEGKKADAYTQLKLEGIVESALNIAVFYKPSQHPILGQTSMKEAGVYSVVCAIQNMWLMARALNVGLGWVSILNENKVKTILNAPNNRQLIGYLCLGHVDKFYENPELERLKWEKRKNINDVVIKECYQ, from the coding sequence ATGAACAAATTTACTCCAGAAAATATTGAAACCCTCGAACAAATAATACTTGCACGTAGAGATGTTAGAGGGAATCGGTTTATAAATACACCTATATCTAAAGAACATTTAGATAAAATTCTATTTGCTGGAGTAAATGCACCATCTGTTGGGTTTTCTCAACCGTGGGAATTTGTTGTCATTAAAGATTTAGAAATCAGAAATAAAATTAAAGACAGTTTTTTTGAAGAAAATGAAAAGGCTAAAACTCTTTTCGAAGGAAAAAAAGCTGACGCATACACACAATTAAAATTAGAAGGAATTGTAGAATCGGCATTAAATATCGCGGTTTTTTACAAACCAAGTCAACATCCTATTTTAGGACAAACTTCGATGAAAGAAGCAGGTGTTTATTCGGTGGTTTGTGCCATTCAAAATATGTGGTTAATGGCAAGAGCGTTAAATGTCGGTTTAGGTTGGGTTAGTATTTTAAATGAAAACAAAGTTAAAACTATTTTAAATGCTCCTAATAACAGACAATTAATCGGTTATTTATGTTTAGGTCATGTAGATAAATTTTATGAAAACCCCGAATTAGAGCGTTTAAAATGGGAAAAACGTAAAAATATAAATGATGTTGTTATTAAAGAATGTTATCAATAA
- the cobI gene encoding precorrin-2 C(20)-methyltransferase: MITGKVHGVSLGTGDADLITLKGLKTLQQADKIYYPGSLFKDGRKVSYSRTILNNYNLDTQKLVGFYLKMDLERVQAKEVYETTFQQILSDYKNGLSIAIVSEGDISTYSSFSYLLEKIKKHQLKIDLIPGITSYLHLSSESQIPLCLQNEKVTVIPRIQSKQELQEAIDNFDTVVLMKIISVVAIITAVIDTQKHSVTYAERLGTDEQFITNNWNTASKRETPYFSLIIIKKIKK; encoded by the coding sequence ATGATAACGGGTAAAGTACATGGTGTTTCGTTAGGAACTGGTGATGCTGATTTAATTACCTTAAAAGGATTAAAAACCTTACAGCAAGCTGATAAAATATATTATCCTGGTTCATTATTTAAAGATGGTAGAAAAGTGAGTTATTCACGTACTATTTTAAATAACTATAATTTAGATACTCAAAAACTAGTTGGATTTTATCTAAAAATGGATTTAGAAAGAGTTCAGGCTAAAGAGGTTTACGAAACTACTTTTCAACAAATTTTAAGCGATTATAAAAATGGTTTATCAATAGCAATTGTTAGCGAAGGCGATATTAGTACGTATAGCTCATTTTCTTATCTATTAGAAAAAATTAAAAAACATCAATTAAAAATAGATTTAATTCCAGGAATTACGTCTTACTTACATTTATCATCAGAAAGTCAAATTCCTTTGTGTTTGCAAAATGAAAAAGTAACCGTTATTCCTCGTATCCAAAGTAAACAAGAATTACAAGAAGCTATTGATAATTTTGACACCGTAGTTTTAATGAAAATTATATCGGTTGTTGCTATAATCACCGCTGTAATTGACACTCAAAAACATAGCGTCACCTATGCCGAACGCTTAGGAACTGACGAGCAATTTATAACCAATAACTGGAATACAGCCAGTAAAAGAGAAACTCCTTATTTTTCTCTTATCATTATTAAAAAAATAAAAAAATGA
- a CDS encoding sirohydrochlorin chelatase, translated as MKKGILLCGHGSRTKTGTDAFKQLVEALQARYTDYEVDYGFLEFNHPVYEASIERMYQKGIREIYALPIILFAGSHAKNDIPYEMNTIQSYYSDLTIKMGKHLGVNSFLLELAQKRILEEENKHPVINRKDVCLMVVGRGTTDTDANSDVHKLACMLGEGMGFGFTTVAYSGTAYPTVTKSLELTSKMEFKRTIAIPFFFFTGILLERIYNQIRTFNETSPFEHIYTDAFGSDELILKAFDERLDETINGTANMNCQLCKYRKQIVGLEDEIGKEQVGHHLGVKGVLFEEDEKVGQKSNVFTKIKKGLGI; from the coding sequence ATGAAAAAAGGAATTTTACTTTGCGGACACGGTAGCAGAACCAAAACAGGAACTGATGCTTTTAAACAATTAGTTGAAGCTTTACAGGCTCGTTATACCGATTATGAAGTTGATTACGGGTTTTTAGAATTCAATCATCCTGTTTATGAAGCTTCTATTGAACGCATGTATCAAAAAGGAATTCGTGAAATTTATGCTTTGCCGATTATTCTTTTTGCAGGTTCTCACGCTAAAAATGATATTCCGTATGAAATGAATACCATACAGAGTTATTATAGCGATTTGACCATCAAAATGGGAAAACATCTTGGTGTAAATTCGTTTTTATTAGAATTGGCTCAAAAAAGAATTTTAGAAGAAGAAAATAAACATCCTGTTATCAATAGAAAAGATGTTTGTTTAATGGTGGTTGGTAGAGGAACTACAGATACCGATGCAAATTCTGATGTACACAAATTAGCCTGTATGTTAGGCGAAGGAATGGGATTTGGTTTTACAACGGTTGCATACAGCGGAACGGCATATCCGACGGTTACTAAAAGTTTAGAATTAACCAGTAAAATGGAATTTAAACGAACTATTGCGATTCCATTTTTCTTTTTTACAGGAATTCTTTTAGAACGTATTTATAATCAAATTCGCACTTTTAATGAAACTTCTCCTTTTGAACATATTTATACCGATGCTTTTGGAAGCGATGAATTAATCTTAAAAGCTTTTGATGAACGTTTAGATGAAACCATTAATGGTACGGCAAATATGAATTGCCAATTATGTAAATACCGAAAACAAATTGTTGGCTTAGAAGATGAAATTGGAAAAGAACAAGTTGGACATCATTTAGGTGTAAAAGGTGTTTTATTTGAAGAAGATGAAAAAGTTGGGCAGAAAAGCAATGTATTTACTAAAATTAAAAAAGGATTAGGAATATGA